In Bacillus toyonensis BCT-7112, a single window of DNA contains:
- the inhA1 gene encoding M6 family metalloprotease immune inhibitor InhA1 produces MNKKPFKVLSSIALTAVLGLSFSTGTQSVYAETPGNKAATSPVDDHLIPEERLADALKKRGVIDSSASEKETKKAVEKYVENKKGENPGKEATNGDQLTKEASDFLKKVKDAKADTKEKLNQPATGTPAATGPVKGGLNGKVPTSPAKQKAYNGDVRKDKVLVLLVEYADFKHNNIDKEPGYMYSEDFNKEHYEKMLFGDEPFALEDGSKIETFKQYYEEQSGGSYTVDGTVTKWLTVPGKAADYGADAATGHDNKGPKGPRDLVKDALKAAVDSGLDLSQFDQFDQYDVNGDGNQNQPDGLIDHLMIIHAGVGQEAGGGKLGDDAIWSHRWTVGPKPFAIEGTQAKVPYWGGKMAAFDYTIEPEDGAVGVFAHEYGHDLGLPDEYDTDYTGHGEPIQAWSVMSGGSWAGKIAGTTPTSFSPQNKEFFQKTIGGNWANIVEVDYEKLNKGIGLATYLDQSVTKSNRPGMIRVNLPDKDVKTIEPAFGKQYYYSTKGDNLHTKMETPLFDLTNATNAKFDFKSLYEIEAEYDFLEVHAVTEDGQQTLLERLGEKANSGNADSTNGKWIDKSYDLSQFKGKKVKLTFEYITDGGLALNGFLLDNASLTVDGKVAFSDDAEGTSQFKLDGFVVSSGTEKKKHNYYVEWRNHTGSDSALKFARGPEYNSGMVVWYADSAYSDNWVGLHPGHGFLGVVDSHPEAIVGTLNGKPTIDSSTRFQIADAAFSFDKTPAWQVVSPTRGTYTYNGLAGVPKFDDSKTYINQQIPDAGRILPKLGLKFEVVGQADDNSAGAVRLYR; encoded by the coding sequence ATGAACAAGAAACCATTCAAAGTATTATCATCAATTGCTTTGACAGCTGTATTAGGTCTTTCATTTAGCACGGGCACTCAGTCTGTGTACGCTGAAACGCCTGGGAATAAAGCAGCTACGAGCCCAGTTGATGACCATTTAATTCCAGAAGAGCGTTTAGCAGATGCACTGAAAAAGCGTGGGGTAATTGATTCGTCAGCTTCAGAGAAAGAAACAAAGAAAGCTGTCGAAAAGTATGTAGAGAACAAAAAGGGTGAAAATCCTGGGAAAGAAGCAACGAATGGGGATCAACTTACGAAAGAAGCATCAGACTTTTTAAAGAAAGTGAAAGATGCGAAAGCAGACACGAAAGAAAAACTAAATCAGCCAGCAACAGGGACACCTGCAGCGACAGGCCCAGTTAAAGGCGGATTAAATGGTAAAGTACCAACTTCTCCAGCAAAACAAAAAGCATATAACGGCGATGTTCGTAAAGATAAGGTACTTGTTTTACTTGTAGAGTACGCTGACTTTAAACATAACAACATTGATAAAGAACCTGGTTATATGTATTCGGAAGACTTTAACAAAGAACACTATGAAAAAATGTTATTCGGTGATGAGCCATTCGCATTAGAGGATGGAAGCAAAATCGAAACGTTTAAACAATATTACGAAGAGCAATCCGGTGGTAGTTACACAGTGGACGGAACAGTTACAAAATGGTTAACAGTTCCTGGTAAAGCTGCTGATTACGGTGCAGATGCTGCTACAGGCCATGATAATAAAGGACCAAAAGGACCACGTGATCTAGTAAAAGATGCATTAAAAGCAGCTGTAGATAGCGGTCTTGATTTATCACAGTTTGATCAGTTCGATCAATACGATGTAAATGGTGATGGAAATCAAAATCAACCGGATGGTTTAATCGATCACTTAATGATTATTCATGCGGGTGTTGGACAAGAAGCTGGCGGTGGTAAATTAGGTGATGATGCAATTTGGTCACATCGCTGGACAGTTGGACCAAAGCCGTTCGCAATTGAAGGTACGCAAGCGAAAGTTCCATATTGGGGCGGAAAGATGGCAGCATTCGACTACACAATTGAACCAGAAGATGGTGCGGTTGGTGTATTCGCGCATGAATATGGTCATGATTTAGGTCTTCCAGATGAGTATGATACAGACTATACGGGTCATGGTGAGCCAATTCAAGCTTGGTCTGTTATGAGTGGCGGTAGCTGGGCTGGTAAAATCGCTGGAACAACGCCAACAAGTTTCTCACCACAAAATAAAGAGTTTTTCCAAAAAACAATCGGTGGTAACTGGGCAAATATCGTAGAAGTAGATTACGAGAAATTAAATAAAGGTATTGGTCTAGCAACATATTTAGACCAAAGTGTTACGAAATCTAACCGACCAGGTATGATTCGTGTTAACTTACCAGATAAAGATGTAAAAACAATTGAGCCAGCATTTGGTAAACAGTATTACTACAGCACAAAAGGTGACAATCTTCACACGAAAATGGAAACACCACTGTTTGATTTAACAAATGCAACGAATGCGAAATTCGATTTCAAATCATTATATGAGATTGAAGCTGAGTATGATTTCCTTGAAGTACACGCTGTAACAGAAGATGGACAACAAACGTTACTTGAAAGACTTGGCGAGAAAGCAAATAGCGGAAATGCAGATTCGACAAATGGAAAATGGATTGATAAATCATATGATTTAAGTCAATTCAAAGGTAAGAAAGTAAAATTAACATTTGAGTACATTACAGATGGTGGTTTAGCATTAAATGGTTTCCTACTTGATAATGCATCATTAACAGTAGATGGTAAAGTTGCATTCTCAGATGATGCAGAAGGTACATCACAATTTAAATTAGATGGTTTCGTTGTTTCTAGCGGAACAGAGAAGAAAAAACATAACTACTATGTAGAGTGGAGAAACCATACTGGATCAGATAGCGCATTGAAATTTGCTCGCGGTCCAGAATATAACTCAGGTATGGTTGTATGGTATGCAGACTCAGCTTACTCAGATAACTGGGTTGGTTTACATCCAGGACACGGTTTCCTTGGTGTAGTTGATTCTCATCCAGAAGCAATTGTAGGAACTTTAAATGGTAAGCCGACAATTGACAGTAGTACACGATTCCAAATCGCTGATGCGGCGTTCTCATTCGACAAAACGCCAGCTTGGCAAGTTGTATCTCCAACGCGTGGAACGTATACGTACAATGGCTTAGCTGGTGTACCGAAGTTTGATGATTCGAAAACGTATATTAATCAACAGATTCCAGATGCAGGACGTATTTTACCGAAGCTTGGTCTTAAGTTTGAAGTAGTAGGACAAGCTGATGATAATTCTGCAGGTGCTGTTCGTTTATACCGTTAA
- a CDS encoding DUF4878 domain-containing protein → MKKVKKLLLLMMVIGLTVGVLAGCANPKDTAEEFLTAIQKGDVEKARTFVESDKEFNKLNEKTDDAEAKEMLSAITKNFKFEKLEEVSKTDDKAEVKVKITSADLSVAVTKAMGEVMPMAFASAFSEDKEQSEKAIEKTMTSAIVKHLSDKDAIMATREVTLNLKKNKDGDYKIVADDNLKEVLFANAKALEKMFGGK, encoded by the coding sequence GTGAAAAAGGTAAAGAAATTATTGCTACTAATGATGGTAATAGGGTTAACAGTTGGTGTTCTAGCAGGATGTGCAAACCCGAAAGATACTGCTGAAGAATTTTTAACAGCAATACAAAAAGGGGATGTAGAGAAGGCTCGTACATTCGTTGAAAGTGACAAGGAATTTAATAAACTAAATGAAAAAACAGATGATGCTGAAGCAAAAGAAATGCTAAGCGCAATTACGAAAAACTTTAAATTTGAAAAACTAGAAGAAGTATCAAAAACAGATGATAAAGCAGAAGTGAAAGTGAAAATTACATCTGCTGATCTATCTGTTGCCGTAACGAAAGCAATGGGAGAAGTTATGCCAATGGCCTTCGCTAGTGCCTTTAGCGAAGATAAAGAGCAATCTGAAAAAGCAATCGAAAAAACAATGACGTCAGCTATCGTCAAACATTTATCAGATAAAGATGCAATAATGGCAACACGCGAAGTTACACTAAACTTAAAGAAAAATAAAGATGGTGACTACAAAATCGTTGCTGACGATAACTTGAAAGAAGTATTGTTTGCGAATGCTAAAGCTTTGGAGAAGATGTTTGGTGGGAAGTGA
- the calY gene encoding biofilm matrix protein CalY: protein MSLKKKLGMGVASAALGLSLIGGGTFAFFSDKEVSNNTFAAGTLDLTLNPKTLVDIKDLKPGDSVKKEFLLKNDGSLTIKDVKLATKYTVKDAKNDNAGEDFGKHIKVKFIWNWDKQSEPVYETTLADLQNADPDLLAKDIFAPEWGEKGGLEAGTEDYLWVQFVFEDNGQDQNKFQGDTLNLEWTFNANQEAGEEK, encoded by the coding sequence GTGAGTCTGAAAAAGAAATTAGGTATGGGAGTTGCATCAGCAGCATTGGGGTTATCTTTAATTGGTGGAGGAACGTTTGCATTCTTTAGCGATAAAGAAGTATCAAATAATACATTTGCAGCTGGGACGTTAGATCTTACATTAAACCCTAAAACGCTTGTGGATATTAAAGATTTAAAACCAGGGGATTCTGTTAAGAAAGAGTTCTTACTAAAGAACGATGGTTCGTTAACAATTAAAGACGTTAAATTAGCAACAAAGTATACTGTGAAAGATGCAAAAAATGATAATGCTGGGGAAGACTTTGGCAAGCACATTAAAGTAAAATTTATTTGGAACTGGGATAAACAAAGTGAGCCTGTATATGAAACAACTTTAGCAGACTTACAAAATGCGGATCCAGATCTTTTAGCTAAAGACATCTTTGCTCCTGAGTGGGGAGAAAAAGGTGGATTAGAAGCTGGTACAGAGGATTATCTATGGGTACAATTTGTATTCGAAGATAATGGTCAAGACCAAAATAAATTCCAAGGTGATACATTGAATTTAGAGTGGACATTCAATGCTAACCAAGAAGCTGGGGAAGAAAAATAA
- a CDS encoding anti-repressor SinI family protein, with amino-acid sequence MYKDKTDTLDQEWIDLILEALDAGIALQDIEHFFQRMKPSSQAQ; translated from the coding sequence TTGTACAAAGATAAGACGGACACACTGGATCAAGAATGGATTGATTTAATACTTGAAGCTCTAGATGCTGGTATCGCCCTACAAGATATCGAACACTTTTTCCAACGTATGAAGCCATCAAGTCAAGCTCAATAG
- a CDS encoding ABC transporter ATP-binding protein: MSLLIKDLTKKFDEHVAVNNLNIEIPKGEIFGFLGGNGAGKTTTFRMILGLLSKSSGTISWNGKPINYDVTDKIGYLPEERGLYAKMTVKEQVNFFAKLKNMKSKDAEKELHYWLERFNITEYLNKKVGELSKGNQQKIQLITAIIHKPELLILDEPFSGLDPVNVEMLKEAVLDMQKQGSSILFSSHRMEHVEELCQHICIMHKGVSVVQGDIAKIKSDFGKKNVIIVGDHDFDHLKEIKGVESMKKRKNAVTLKISYEEVSHVLFKEITKLGYVKKFAVEEPTLNDIFIEKVGAQHE, from the coding sequence ATGAGTTTACTAATTAAAGATTTAACAAAGAAATTTGACGAGCATGTTGCAGTGAATAATTTGAATATCGAGATACCGAAAGGTGAAATATTTGGGTTCTTGGGCGGGAATGGAGCAGGTAAAACGACTACATTTCGAATGATACTTGGACTTTTATCGAAATCAAGCGGAACCATTTCATGGAATGGTAAACCTATAAATTATGATGTTACAGATAAGATTGGGTATTTACCAGAAGAACGTGGTCTTTATGCGAAAATGACTGTCAAAGAACAAGTTAACTTTTTTGCAAAATTAAAGAATATGAAAAGTAAAGATGCAGAAAAAGAACTGCACTATTGGCTGGAGCGTTTTAATATAACTGAGTATCTGAACAAAAAGGTAGGAGAACTTTCAAAAGGGAATCAGCAAAAAATTCAGCTGATAACAGCGATTATACATAAGCCTGAACTCTTAATTTTAGATGAACCATTTAGTGGTTTAGATCCAGTAAATGTTGAAATGTTAAAAGAAGCTGTTCTTGATATGCAAAAACAAGGGTCGTCGATTCTTTTTAGTTCACATCGTATGGAACATGTGGAAGAATTATGCCAACACATTTGTATCATGCACAAAGGAGTATCTGTTGTTCAGGGAGACATTGCCAAAATTAAAAGTGACTTTGGTAAAAAGAATGTTATAATCGTTGGCGATCATGACTTTGATCATTTAAAAGAAATAAAAGGTGTGGAAAGTATGAAGAAACGTAAGAATGCAGTTACTCTTAAAATTTCATATGAAGAAGTTTCGCATGTTTTATTTAAAGAGATAACGAAATTAGGGTATGTTAAAAAGTTCGCAGTGGAAGAGCCTACACTAAATGACATCTTTATTGAGAAAGTAGGTGCACAGCATGAATAG
- a CDS encoding helix-turn-helix transcriptional regulator: MENKMVEYRKKFGLSQEKLAEKLGVSRQTIISIEKGKYDPSLPLAFEIAKTFQTTIEHVFIYEGKEEGEKG, from the coding sequence TTGGAAAATAAAATGGTCGAATATCGAAAAAAATTTGGACTATCTCAAGAAAAATTGGCTGAGAAACTTGGAGTTTCCAGACAAACCATCATTTCAATTGAAAAAGGGAAATATGATCCATCACTTCCATTAGCATTTGAAATAGCGAAAACATTTCAAACAACGATAGAACATGTATTTATTTATGAAGGAAAAGAAGAGGGGGAGAAAGGATGA
- a CDS encoding CalY family protein yields MTLKKKLGMGITSAVLGAALVGGGTFAFFSDKEVSNNTFAAGTLDLALNPSTVVNVSNLKPGDTIEKEFKLENKGSLNIKKVLLKTDYNVEDVKKDNKDDFGKHIKVTFLKNVDKHETIVKQTTLDKLKGDTLTAVDNDLAAWFWDEKGISAGKSDKFKVKFEFVDNGKDQNQFQGDKLQLNWTFDAQQTAGEER; encoded by the coding sequence ATGACTTTAAAGAAAAAGTTAGGAATGGGTATCACATCAGCAGTACTAGGAGCAGCATTAGTTGGTGGAGGAACATTTGCGTTTTTCAGTGATAAAGAAGTGTCAAACAATACATTTGCGGCTGGTACACTTGATTTAGCATTAAATCCATCAACAGTTGTTAATGTATCGAATTTAAAACCTGGTGATACAATTGAAAAAGAATTTAAACTAGAAAATAAAGGCTCCTTAAATATTAAAAAGGTTCTACTGAAAACAGATTATAATGTAGAAGATGTAAAGAAAGATAATAAAGATGATTTTGGTAAACATATTAAAGTAACATTCTTAAAAAATGTAGATAAGCATGAGACAATTGTGAAACAAACTACATTAGATAAATTGAAGGGTGACACACTTACAGCCGTAGATAATGATTTAGCTGCTTGGTTCTGGGATGAAAAAGGTATTTCTGCAGGTAAATCTGATAAATTCAAAGTGAAATTTGAGTTCGTTGATAATGGGAAAGATCAAAATCAATTCCAAGGCGATAAGTTACAATTAAATTGGACGTTTGATGCACAACAAACAGCAGGTGAAGAAAGATAA
- a CDS encoding ABC transporter permease, giving the protein MNSFWTIFLQNYKSKVKAKSYIAITIIISMLIIGLMNFDKIYNYFVGNEEEQVVIVTEKEELYTTIHQVFKNVDSKMHVKHSTDKQKAESGVKNGDYSYAIVVEELENKQLKATYITETDVNQQDVSKVQTILSQIQSSNFAQQLNLSQDELKVLTTPVEIHTKTVSDKVKDGEHTEGVGILINTFIMLNYFMILLYAAQLATDVATEKSSRVMELVVSSISPTKHLYAKLFSTLLAGITQMIIWGLVATVGYKIAINESKNDILNSIDLNSVAPTLVAYGILFFTLGFLLYGSLSCLLGSIISRIEESSQAVMPLMFMLIAALYIALYGMSNPSSTVVTVTSYIPFFTPIVMLVRIGFLNIPVWEIALTLAILLATICMMIGLTSRVYRGGVLLYGKGAFSNIKKAIKLGKK; this is encoded by the coding sequence ATGAATAGTTTCTGGACGATTTTTTTACAAAACTATAAATCTAAGGTAAAAGCTAAATCATATATTGCTATTACAATCATAATTTCTATGTTAATTATAGGACTGATGAACTTTGACAAAATTTATAACTATTTTGTAGGTAACGAGGAAGAGCAAGTTGTCATTGTTACAGAAAAAGAAGAATTATATACAACTATTCATCAAGTGTTTAAAAATGTCGATAGTAAGATGCATGTTAAACATAGTACGGATAAACAAAAAGCAGAATCGGGCGTTAAAAATGGTGATTATTCATATGCTATCGTTGTAGAGGAATTGGAAAATAAACAACTAAAGGCTACGTATATAACTGAGACAGATGTAAATCAGCAAGATGTTAGCAAGGTTCAAACGATTTTATCTCAAATACAATCTTCTAATTTCGCTCAGCAATTGAATCTATCGCAAGATGAATTAAAGGTGTTAACGACGCCAGTAGAAATTCATACCAAAACTGTTTCAGATAAGGTTAAAGATGGAGAACATACAGAGGGTGTAGGAATTTTAATTAATACCTTTATCATGCTAAATTATTTTATGATATTATTGTATGCTGCGCAATTAGCTACAGATGTTGCAACAGAAAAATCTTCTCGTGTAATGGAGTTAGTTGTTTCAAGTATTTCGCCTACAAAACATTTATATGCGAAGCTATTCTCAACATTATTGGCAGGTATTACACAAATGATAATTTGGGGCTTGGTCGCAACTGTTGGGTATAAAATAGCAATTAATGAATCGAAAAATGATATTTTAAATAGTATTGATTTAAACTCTGTTGCTCCTACTCTAGTGGCGTATGGGATTTTATTCTTCACATTAGGATTCTTATTATATGGCTCATTATCTTGTCTACTCGGCTCTATTATTAGTCGTATAGAGGAGTCTTCTCAAGCTGTTATGCCACTGATGTTTATGTTAATTGCTGCTTTGTATATCGCACTTTATGGAATGTCAAATCCAAGCAGCACGGTTGTTACCGTTACTAGTTATATACCTTTCTTTACTCCTATTGTTATGCTCGTACGAATTGGATTCCTCAATATTCCAGTATGGGAGATTGCGCTTACATTAGCGATTCTATTAGCAACAATATGTATGATGATTGGTTTAACGAGCCGTGTTTACCGCGGCGGCGTATTATTATATGGTAAAGGTGCATTTAGTAATATAAAGAAGGCAATCAAGTTAGGGAAGAAATAA
- a CDS encoding DUF3976 domain-containing protein, with protein sequence MQMMYAFGMGIVLFLAVFLFIRKDVQNGTLTKRGFYKMIGCLVVMFIAIIVMIVLITQSL encoded by the coding sequence ATGCAAATGATGTATGCTTTTGGTATGGGGATCGTTTTATTTTTAGCGGTGTTCCTATTCATTCGTAAAGACGTTCAAAACGGGACGTTAACGAAACGAGGATTTTATAAAATGATTGGCTGTTTAGTTGTTATGTTTATAGCGATCATCGTAATGATTGTATTAATTACTCAATCATTATAA
- a CDS encoding DUF4047 domain-containing protein has translation MLKRPRNLKKMLILPCMCSITFYLGSQVMTHTEAAFIHETKVEASISTAIIFPKTVTTLKEQAEQHKKFIEHEYGTMKGKLKVTSIEEIKQAISVWQQGREKIVSEKEALQNVYTEIEAPYNQIQEELKVTKDESIQKVALYVNEGFQIIKEKRDYIEKEVSLKAIDEQIQALQQQLNVALEAEGQKKVEEQKKVEEQKKAEEQKKVEEQKKVEEQKKAEEQKKVEEQKKVEEQKKAEEQKKAEEQKKVEEQKKAEEQKKAEEQKKVEEQKKLEEQKKAEEQKK, from the coding sequence ATGCTGAAAAGACCACGTAATTTAAAAAAGATGCTTATATTGCCGTGTATGTGCTCTATTACGTTTTATTTAGGATCTCAAGTTATGACGCATACAGAAGCGGCATTCATTCATGAAACGAAAGTAGAAGCGAGTATTTCTACAGCAATTATATTTCCGAAAACAGTTACTACATTAAAAGAACAGGCTGAGCAACATAAAAAGTTTATTGAGCATGAGTATGGAACAATGAAGGGGAAACTGAAAGTAACTTCTATTGAAGAAATAAAACAGGCAATTTCTGTATGGCAACAAGGTCGTGAGAAAATTGTTTCTGAGAAGGAAGCCTTGCAAAATGTATATACTGAAATAGAAGCTCCTTACAACCAAATACAGGAAGAATTAAAAGTAACTAAAGATGAGTCGATTCAAAAAGTAGCCTTATATGTGAATGAAGGCTTTCAGATTATAAAAGAGAAGCGAGATTATATTGAGAAAGAAGTTAGTTTGAAAGCTATTGATGAGCAAATTCAGGCTCTACAGCAACAATTAAACGTTGCACTTGAAGCGGAAGGACAAAAGAAAGTAGAAGAACAGAAGAAAGTAGAAGAACAGAAGAAAGCAGAAGAACAAAAGAAAGTAGAAGAACAGAAGAAAGTAGAAGAACAGAAGAAAGCAGAAGAACAAAAGAAAGTAGAAGAACAGAAGAAAGTAGAAGAACAGAAGAAAGCAGAAGAACAGAAGAAAGCAGAAGAACAGAAGAAAGTAGAAGAACAGAAGAAAGCAGAAGAACAAAAGAAGGCAGAAGAACAAAAGAAAGTAGAAGAACAGAAAAAGCTAGAAGAGCAGAAGAAAGCAGAGGAACAGAAAAAATAG
- a CDS encoding helix-turn-helix domain-containing protein, with translation MIGERIKRLRLQKGISLTELAEKAGVAKSYISSIERNLQKNPSIQFLEKIAAVLQIPVDTLLHDETEKEAHLDSEWTQLVKDAMNSGVSKEQFREFLEFTQWKKNQK, from the coding sequence ATGATTGGAGAACGTATAAAACGCCTTCGTTTACAAAAAGGTATTTCATTAACTGAACTTGCCGAAAAAGCTGGTGTTGCTAAATCTTACATTAGTTCTATAGAACGAAATTTACAAAAAAACCCTTCCATTCAGTTTCTTGAAAAAATCGCAGCAGTTCTACAAATTCCAGTTGATACTTTACTTCATGACGAAACAGAAAAGGAAGCTCACCTAGACTCCGAATGGACACAGCTCGTTAAAGACGCAATGAACTCTGGTGTCTCTAAAGAACAGTTTCGTGAATTTCTTGAATTTACACAGTGGAAGAAAAATCAAAAATAA
- a CDS encoding D-alanyl-D-alanine carboxypeptidase family protein, with protein sequence MVIFKKILVFITVIGLFLLTPMTLRAETNIGVNPEQVAPPPKEGPNVFSQFAATIDAKTGDLLYDKNAHHRAYPASVTKVLTAILLMEHTKPEDQFTFSQLALDQEKSNYQIEFQPGETVNRNTALMILMVLSANDVSYAIAEHIGGSVENFANMMNEKAKQLGATDSHFVTPNGLHDPNHYTTPYDIAMITRGVQKYPEILQAMNTKRTTVTTSRQTVSIFNKSIYFENPYSIGGKTGFTNEARNTLVLLNEKDGNRIINVVMASQRPEIYEDLKQMAEYSFGQFTKQTVLDKHSWHQKTTYLNKDIDSELEKSAELVLKKDEGKNVKTIFRAASLDKDSLYHKGIHRGEVVGAVDITKNNQTIATINVLSKEDVTFAMPKKDTIEPEITESNVKVISIGIGAIVLVGVILYAVVRHNRQGIKSEEK encoded by the coding sequence ATGGTAATTTTCAAGAAAATTTTGGTTTTTATTACAGTTATTGGTTTGTTTTTATTGACACCTATGACGTTGCGTGCTGAGACGAATATTGGAGTGAATCCGGAGCAAGTGGCACCACCACCTAAGGAAGGGCCAAATGTTTTTAGTCAGTTTGCAGCTACGATTGATGCGAAAACAGGTGATTTGTTGTATGACAAAAATGCACATCATCGTGCGTATCCAGCTAGTGTGACGAAAGTGTTAACAGCGATTTTGTTAATGGAGCATACGAAGCCAGAGGATCAGTTTACATTTTCGCAATTAGCATTAGATCAAGAGAAGAGTAATTATCAAATTGAGTTTCAACCCGGCGAGACGGTGAATAGAAATACAGCGCTTATGATTTTAATGGTGTTAAGTGCGAATGATGTGTCGTATGCGATTGCGGAGCATATTGGTGGAAGTGTTGAGAATTTTGCTAATATGATGAATGAAAAGGCAAAACAGTTAGGTGCTACAGATAGTCACTTTGTAACACCAAATGGACTGCATGATCCGAACCATTATACGACGCCGTATGATATCGCTATGATTACGAGAGGTGTGCAAAAGTATCCTGAAATTTTGCAAGCGATGAATACGAAAAGAACGACAGTTACTACATCTAGGCAGACGGTGTCTATTTTTAATAAATCTATTTATTTTGAGAACCCATATAGTATCGGCGGTAAGACGGGGTTTACGAATGAGGCACGTAATACGCTCGTTTTATTAAATGAGAAAGATGGAAATCGTATTATAAATGTAGTAATGGCTTCTCAAAGACCTGAAATCTATGAGGATTTAAAGCAGATGGCGGAATATTCTTTTGGGCAATTTACGAAACAAACGGTGCTAGATAAACATAGTTGGCATCAAAAGACAACGTATTTAAATAAAGATATTGATAGCGAACTTGAAAAAAGTGCAGAGCTTGTGCTTAAGAAAGATGAAGGGAAAAATGTGAAAACTATTTTTCGGGCCGCTTCATTAGATAAAGACTCTTTGTATCATAAGGGAATCCATCGTGGTGAGGTAGTTGGTGCAGTCGATATTACGAAAAATAATCAAACAATTGCGACGATAAATGTTCTTTCAAAAGAAGATGTTACTTTTGCGATGCCTAAAAAGGATACAATTGAGCCTGAAATAACAGAGTCAAATGTGAAAGTGATAAGTATTGGGATAGGTGCGATTGTATTAGTTGGAGTCATTTTATATGCTGTGGTGCGCCATAATAGACAAGGAATAAAATCAGAAGAAAAGTAA
- the sipW gene encoding signal peptidase I SipW — MKLIWKIISNAISFVLFALMVFLAFVVISSKASGGDPTVMGYQFKSVLSGSMEPTFLTGSIIAIEPKKDGSKYEKGDVITFKEKDQKIITHRIIGVKDTNGKVMYETKGDNNNGPDLEPVLAENVVGKYADITVPYVGYLLNYANSKAGAALLLIIPGVFLLGYSAISIFGAIRSIDGEKKDKKVEQSV, encoded by the coding sequence ATGAAATTAATTTGGAAGATAATTAGCAACGCGATCTCATTTGTTTTATTTGCATTGATGGTTTTCTTAGCTTTTGTAGTCATTTCTTCAAAAGCGAGCGGTGGGGATCCGACAGTGATGGGATATCAGTTTAAGAGCGTTCTTTCAGGATCGATGGAACCGACGTTTTTAACAGGATCAATCATTGCAATAGAGCCAAAGAAAGATGGTTCTAAATATGAAAAAGGTGATGTTATTACCTTTAAAGAGAAAGATCAAAAAATTATCACTCACCGTATTATCGGTGTGAAAGATACAAATGGAAAAGTAATGTATGAAACAAAAGGGGATAACAACAACGGACCAGATTTAGAACCAGTACTTGCAGAAAATGTAGTTGGGAAATATGCAGATATTACAGTTCCGTACGTTGGTTATTTACTGAATTATGCGAATTCAAAAGCGGGAGCAGCATTACTTCTTATTATTCCAGGCGTCTTTTTACTTGGTTATTCCGCGATTTCTATTTTTGGCGCTATTCGTAGCATTGACGGAGAAAAGAAAGATAAAAAAGTAGAACAATCCGTCTAG